One Acidobacteriota bacterium genomic window, ATGGTGCGTTCTCCTTGCGATGAGTTGTCGATCGGCGGTGAGGGGGCCTTTCGGGTCCTCCGCAGCCGGTCGAGATTCAAAATACAAGTTCAAGTGAACTTGAAGTCAAGAGGGAAATCTGATTTCCTGAGCTCTGTGGAGCTTTTGACCATCGGAGAGATCGCTCGTCGCAGCGGGGTGGCGGCCTCGGCGCTGCGGTATTACGAGGAGCTCGGACTGATCTCGTCGTCCCGCACCGGCTCGGGCCATCGGCGCTTTCCGCGGCAGGTGCTGCGCCGCCTGGCCTTCATCGTCTATGCCCAGCGCATCGGACTGAGCCTGAAGGAGATTGCCGTCGAGCTGGCCAAGCTGCCGGACAACCGCACCCCGACGCCGGCCGATTGGTCCGAGCTGCTCGACCGCTGGCAGGAGCGCATCCGACAGCGCATCGCCGAGCTCGAACGGCTCGA contains:
- the soxR gene encoding redox-sensitive transcriptional activator SoxR, producing MTIGEIARRSGVAASALRYYEELGLISSSRTGSGHRRFPRQVLRRLAFIVYAQRIGLSLKEIAVELAKLPDNRTPTPADWSELLDRWQERIRQRIAELERLEASLTSCIGCGCLSFDRCALSNPQDRAGRRGPGPRFWVEEGSPD